From the Manis javanica isolate MJ-LG chromosome 13, MJ_LKY, whole genome shotgun sequence genome, one window contains:
- the TTLL2 gene encoding LOW QUALITY PROTEIN: probable tubulin polyglutamylase TTLL2 (The sequence of the model RefSeq protein was modified relative to this genomic sequence to represent the inferred CDS: inserted 2 bases in 2 codons; substituted 2 bases at 2 genomic stop codons), whose translation PKTSLWGLEATGVDETTPAGVQSVLLECRWDRFHKGEQDVEDWDLHWRPPAFRMARRLKHMWRLYGSRFYEFLPPTCIVPNDYGKFMTENFKEKPCRAGALAGHPHGGPPTPHSYGICKSAELSRRRGIIIFRDIKDFAFDNTCVVQKYICNXLLVGTHKCDLRIXVCIPGFKPLTIYIYQEGLARFATEKFDLGNLQNDYAHLTNXSVNKSGASYEKIKETIRRGSKWTLSRLFSYLLSXDVDDLLLWQKINQVLVLTVLAITPSVSSAGNCFELFGFDILIDDNLKPWLLEVKYSPALYEDCSADISVTRKLIHNTTELISLHGLRRDRREGSEASTCLAHPSTRCSPSGSPLPCQPPGQLMERVLQ comes from the exons CCGAAGACGAGCCTGTGGGGCCTGGAAGCCACTGGCGTTGACGAGACCACGCCGGCAGGGGTGCAGAGCGTGCTTCTGGAGTGCCGCTGGGACAGATTTCACAAAGGGGAGCAAGACGTGGAGGACTGGGACCTGCACTGGAGGCCGCCCGCCTTCCGGATGGCCCGGCGCCTGAAGCACATGTGGAGGCTGTACGGCTCGCGCTTCTACGAGTTCCTGCCACCGACGTGCATTGTGCCCAATGACTACGGCAAGTTCATGACCGAGAACTTCAAGGAGAAGCCGTGCAGGGCAGGGGCACTGGCGGGGCACCCACACGGTGGGCCACCCACCCCTCACAGCTACGGGATCTGCAAGTCTGCAGAGCTGTCTCGCAGGAGGGGAATCATAATTTTCAGGGACATTAAGGACTTTGCTTTCGACAACACATGCGTGGTACAGAAATACATCTGCA TCCTGCTGGTGGGCACGCACAAATGTGACCTCCGCATCTAGGTCTGCATCCCTGGCTTTAAGCCTTTGaccatctacatttatcaggaaGGGCTAGCGCGCTTTGCCACAGAAAAGTTCGACCTCGGTAACCTGCAGAACGATTATGCCCATTTGACCA ACAGCGTTAACAAATCTGGGGCCTCGTATGAGAAGATCAAAGAGACAATCAGGCGTGGCTCCAAGTGGACCCTCAGCAGGCTCTTCTCCTATCTTCTCAGCTAGGACGTGGACGACCTGCTCCTGTGGCAGAAAATCAACCAGGTGCTCGTCCTCACGGTCCTCGCCATCACCCCGTCAGTGTCCTCTGCAGGGAACTGCTTTGAGCTCTTCGGATTTGATATTTTGATCGATGACAACTTGAAACCGTGGCTCTTAGAGGTCAAGTACAGCCCGGCCCTGTATGAGGATTGTTCAGCAGACATATCCGTGACAAGAAAGCTCATCCACAACACCACTGAACTGATTTCCTTGCATGGCCTACGTCGCGACAGGAGAGAAGGCAGTGAGGCCAGCACCTGCCTCGCCCACCCCAGCACCAGGTGCAGCCCCTcaggcagccccctcccctgccagccccctgGGCAGCTCATGGAGAGAGTCTTGCAGTGA